A genomic segment from Pollutimonas thiosulfatoxidans encodes:
- a CDS encoding iron-containing alcohol dehydrogenase family protein yields the protein MSRSITKMHFPSQMIIAGDFRQAVQALPGKRILIIGSDRSCALANWQALLPAAQVEVFNGSLPHSPEDVLIKATDLAESFDPDTYIAIGSGSAIDLAKAVVDAKPAEIVAIPTSLGGGEMTNVYGTRMQRGTKEGKGGLKYLPAKVFYDPALLASLPKLEMAASGINSFAHCIEAFYSTRSHWFGKAAAAQAGRMWPELLLAAKDSPIDETLGQRLFEAASLAGFAINTCGLGLHHAVCHVVGGATGVTHGVINAIALPKSLKINREIAPEALRAAEIALGIDDLVAFSERLVAQLELPKNLKALSIPNTPLEPLVDALMGAHHLKFNPGTLDRVRAQRLMTEVFSG from the coding sequence ATGAGTCGCTCCATCACGAAGATGCACTTTCCCTCGCAAATGATTATTGCGGGGGACTTTCGTCAGGCGGTCCAGGCCCTGCCAGGAAAGCGCATCTTGATCATAGGCTCGGATCGAAGCTGCGCGCTGGCTAATTGGCAAGCGCTGCTGCCAGCGGCTCAAGTAGAGGTCTTTAACGGCTCCTTACCTCATAGCCCAGAAGATGTACTGATCAAAGCGACAGACCTTGCAGAAAGCTTTGATCCCGACACCTACATTGCCATCGGTAGTGGCAGCGCGATCGACCTTGCCAAGGCGGTTGTTGACGCTAAGCCCGCAGAAATAGTCGCCATCCCGACCTCGCTGGGCGGTGGGGAGATGACAAACGTGTATGGCACCCGCATGCAGAGAGGGACAAAAGAAGGTAAAGGCGGTTTGAAGTATTTGCCGGCCAAAGTGTTCTATGACCCTGCTCTGCTGGCGAGCCTTCCCAAGCTCGAAATGGCAGCAAGCGGCATCAACTCGTTCGCACACTGCATAGAGGCTTTTTACAGCACCAGGTCGCACTGGTTTGGTAAGGCGGCTGCCGCACAAGCAGGACGCATGTGGCCAGAACTACTGCTCGCCGCCAAGGACAGCCCGATAGACGAGACGCTGGGCCAAAGGCTCTTTGAAGCGGCAAGCTTGGCTGGCTTTGCGATCAACACCTGCGGGCTGGGCTTGCATCATGCCGTCTGCCATGTCGTGGGCGGAGCCACTGGGGTCACGCACGGTGTAATCAACGCCATTGCATTACCCAAGTCGCTAAAGATCAACCGAGAGATTGCTCCTGAAGCGCTACGTGCTGCGGAGATCGCCCTCGGTATCGACGACCTCGTTGCTTTCTCGGAGCGCCTAGTCGCACAGCTTGAGCTGCCGAAGAACTTAAAGGCGCTGTCCATACCGAATACTCCGCTAGAGCCATTGGTTGATGCCTTAATGGGCGCGCATCATTTGAAGTTCAATCCTGGCACGCTGGACCGAGTGCGCGCCCAGCGCCTGATGACTGAAGTTTTCAGTGGTTAA
- a CDS encoding MaoC family dehydratase — MLKRTDATLEKKVKMTQEIIDQYGRINGDNDTIHYDEELAKSRGFRGTLAHGLNVMGYAAGLAAQKYGERWYTEGELYTKWIAPVCPGDDLVVTLADDGELQGAVAQGPTMVGHAKLVGR; from the coding sequence ATGCTAAAGAGAACTGACGCCACGTTAGAGAAAAAAGTAAAGATGACGCAAGAGATCATCGACCAGTACGGTCGTATCAATGGCGACAACGACACCATCCACTATGACGAAGAGCTCGCCAAGTCGCGCGGATTCAGAGGCACCTTGGCGCATGGACTTAACGTCATGGGTTATGCCGCAGGATTGGCCGCACAAAAGTACGGTGAGCGCTGGTACACGGAAGGTGAGCTCTATACGAAGTGGATCGCACCGGTTTGCCCTGGCGACGACCTGGTGGTCACTTTGGCGGACGACGGTGAACTGCAAGGCGCAGTGGCGCAAGGGCCAACGATGGTGGGACACGCCAAGTTGGTTGGTCGATGA
- a CDS encoding CaiB/BaiF CoA transferase family protein, which translates to MLDLSWVLGGPFGGQVLAQLGAEVIKVEPLTGDMARTIPPYFFNGESSFFLSVNRGKKSIALDLKTSEGLEVLYDLVKTSHAVIYGYAPSVPKKLGIDFESLKAINPKIVVAQLIGFHDEAPYADAPAFDLIVQAMSGYMSITGEAGGKPVRSGYQIADLAGGLYLSIACLGALLSAALTGKGRSIQISLLDCQLALLTWQAQNYFVSGDVPTAQGSRHPMIAPSETFMCADGKPLVISPTGEVFWQKFCAAIERPDLITDDRFATAGSRIQNVEVLAQVLSDVFKQKPRDEWADQLFQRRIPAAPVLDVAEALAQPLSLLRSMVESVTDSTDGNELPFLGNPFKFDDARPLEFPPHLGADTDEVLTRLCGYDKARLAQLKSKKAIFHKE; encoded by the coding sequence TAAGTTGGGTGCTGGGCGGCCCGTTTGGTGGCCAGGTGCTGGCGCAATTGGGCGCCGAGGTCATCAAGGTCGAGCCGCTTACGGGTGACATGGCCAGAACCATCCCGCCTTACTTCTTCAACGGAGAATCCTCCTTCTTTCTGTCGGTGAACCGCGGCAAGAAAAGCATCGCGCTGGATCTGAAAACTTCCGAAGGCCTGGAAGTGCTTTACGACCTGGTAAAGACTTCGCATGCAGTCATTTACGGCTACGCACCCTCGGTCCCCAAGAAGCTCGGGATTGATTTCGAGTCTTTAAAGGCAATAAACCCCAAGATCGTGGTCGCCCAGTTGATTGGGTTTCATGACGAAGCGCCCTATGCCGATGCGCCGGCGTTTGACCTGATCGTGCAGGCCATGAGCGGGTATATGAGTATTACCGGTGAGGCCGGAGGCAAGCCGGTGCGCTCTGGATACCAGATTGCGGACTTGGCCGGCGGACTTTACTTGTCGATCGCCTGCCTGGGTGCCTTGCTCTCGGCTGCACTGACCGGCAAAGGCAGATCGATTCAAATCTCCTTGCTTGATTGCCAGCTTGCGCTTCTTACTTGGCAAGCGCAAAACTACTTCGTATCTGGCGATGTTCCCACCGCCCAAGGCTCGCGCCACCCAATGATCGCTCCCAGCGAAACGTTTATGTGCGCCGATGGCAAGCCGCTTGTTATATCCCCCACAGGGGAAGTATTTTGGCAAAAATTCTGTGCAGCCATAGAGCGCCCCGACCTGATTACTGATGACCGCTTTGCAACTGCCGGCAGTCGCATCCAGAACGTCGAAGTACTGGCCCAAGTGCTATCTGACGTCTTCAAACAGAAACCGAGAGACGAATGGGCCGACCAGCTTTTCCAACGTCGCATCCCGGCCGCTCCGGTACTTGATGTTGCCGAGGCCTTGGCTCAACCACTTAGCCTGCTTCGTTCGATGGTGGAGTCGGTGACGGATTCCACTGACGGCAATGAGCTGCCTTTTCTTGGCAACCCTTTCAAGTTCGATGATGCTCGCCCCCTGGAATTTCCTCCGCATTTGGGCGCCGATACCGATGAAGTTCTAACCCGCCTTTGCGGCTACGACAAGGCGCGCCTTGCGCAATTGAAGAGCAAGAAGGCAATTTTTCACAAGGAATGA